DNA sequence from the Candidatus Zixiibacteriota bacterium genome:
GTAGCAGCGAAGCAAAGGAGGCCAAAGTTGCGGTCTTCCGCAGCAGCGCTCAAGGCCTAAGTCTGCGCTTGACCGCCGACGGGCAGGTAGATGCGACCGCTACGGGAGTGAGTCAGGCCACGGCGGCGGAGAGGACCTGGATCGAGGCCGCTGACGGCAGCGCGCAGGAGGCCTATGTCATCTGCTTCTACTCCCCGAATCGAAATCTCGCAAGCTTGGTCTCAGCGAAACTCACCGTTGGCGACAAAGCGTTACGCTCGGTAGGGAATTCGGTTGTCGAGAATGTGGCGGAGGTGTCCGTCGTTGCGCCAGTACTGATCCGCGGACGCTGGGTCGGCAAGGTTGTGGTTCCGGTCGAAGCGCAGCGCGGCGGCACGTACTACGAGGTGACGGCGGCGGAGATCGAGTTGGTGTTCAGCGGCGAGCCAGAACTGCGTGAGGAGAGATCGGCAGGCCCGCTGGACCGGTTGTTGGATGAGTTAGCCGTGAACGCCGAACAGGCGGCGGCATGGACGCAGCCGCTGCGAAAGAGCGTCGGCGCGGCAGTGTATAATCCGTTCGCGCTGAGCGGATCGTGGGTGCGAATCGCCGTAACCGAGAGCGGCTTGTACAAGATCACGCGCAGTGATCTGACGAACGCAGGAGTGAGTATGAGCGGGGTCGACCCGCGGACACTGCGGTTGTTTCATGCCGGCGGCAAGCCGCTGCCGGTGCCGAATGCAACGCCGCGCGATTCACTCACGGAGGTTGCGATCGTGGTGGCAGGCGAAGCGGACGGCAACTTTGGGAATGACGACTACGTGATGTTTTACGGCAACGGCGGCGATTTCTGGGAGTCGCAGGCGGGGCCGGCGTATGTGCAGCATCCGTACAGCGATCGCAATGTGTATTACCTGGCGATTGGAGGCACTTTCCCCGAACCGGCAAGACGCATGGGAACGGTGTCCGGGGATCGCAATGATGTAATCGACACGGTAAGCCGGACGATCGACTACCTGCATTTCGAAGAAGAGGCGCAGTTTTCGCAGTCGGGGGATGATGTTTTTGATTACTACAACTGGTATTGGGGGCTGGCGGGCGATCTGACGCTTTTTGTCAACTTGCCGCAACCGGCGCCGCAGTCGGTGAATCGATTCAGGATTAAGACGACGCGACAGACGTTCAACTTGAAGCTGAATAATTTTGACATCCCGCGTGATTCGAGTGTCGGGTTGGTGCACTTCTACACGAGCAACCGGCTCACGAATGGGCTGAATCAATTCAGTATCGATTACGCCTTCAACGACGGCTACACGGACTACCTGGAAGTCGAGTTAGAGCGTGACTTGAACCTGCCGGCGTCGGGGCAACTGCTGTTCTTCGGCCGGCGCGACGGGAACGCGCATGCGTACCGGATTGCGGGAAGTTTCCAGACACCGATCGTGGTTGATGTCGCGGATGCCCAGGCGCCGGTTGTGATAGTGCCGGTGCAGGTAGACGGCAGCCACTTGTTTATCGATCACGGCGCGAGCATGGAAGTACAGCCGGTATTGGCGGTCAGCAACCTGGCGGCGCTGAAGACGCCGTTTGCGGTCGTGGCGACGCAGGTTGACGATCTTCGGGCAGAGAGCAACCAGGCGGATTATATCATCATCACGCACGACAATTTCTATGCGAATGCCGTCAATTACGCGGCTTACCGGCAACTGCGCGACGGTTTGCGGACGCGCGTGGTGCGGATTTCTGATGTCTACGCGCAGTTCGCGGGCGGCCGGGTTGATCCGGTAGCGATTCGGGATTTTCTGCGCTACACGCACGAGCATTGGAGCGGTGCGCGGCCATCATACTGTCTGTTAGCGGGGGATGGCGTGTATGATTTCCGCAACAATCTTGGCACCGGCGGCGTGAACTACGTCCCGCCGTATATCGTGGCCGGCGACGAGACGGTCTCGGATGAGAATTTTGTCTACCTGGACTCACTGTATGATCTGGATGCCGACGATTCGTATCCGAGCGATCGCGGGGTGGACATGGTGATCGCGCGCTGGGCGGTCAAGACGGCGGCGGAATTTGAGACGGTGGCGGCGAAGATCAAGGCATATGACGAGGCTGCCGATGCCGGCAACTGGCGGAACATTATCACGTTGATTGCCGACGACGAGAAGCACCCGCAGTCGACTCTGCCGGAAGTGTTTCACACGCAGGATACCGAGGTGCTGGCGGGGACGATCATTCCGCCGGGATTCGTTTTGGACAAGATATACGGGATTGCCTACCCACTCGGTGCGGCTTCGGAGAAACCGGAGATGCGGGAGGCGATCATCCGCGCGATCAATGCCGGTCGGCTGATTGTCAATTACACCGGCCATGGGAATCCCAATCTCTGGGCCGATGAGCGAATCTTCCGGCGGGTGCAGGACATTCCGCGGCTGAACAATGCCGCACGGTTGCCGCTGATTTTCAACGCCTCCTGTTCGATCGGATTCTTTGACAATCCGCAGTCGGAGGGGATGGCCGAGGATTTACTGCGGTATGCCAACGGCGGTGCGGTCGGGACGATTTCGGCGACGCGGCTGGTGTATTCGCGGCCGAATTTCGAATTCAACAAGGCCGGGATGACGCAGCTTCTGAGCGGCAAGAACTACACGATCGCCGAGGCGGTCTATGTGACCAAGCTGCTGCGGCAGGGAGTGGCCGGAGTGGGCGACAACGACCGGAAGTATATTTACATGGGCGATCCGCTGTCGCGGCTGGCGCTGGCGCCGAACCAAATCGATTTCGTTACGTTCGCCCCGGATTCGCTGGTAGCGCTGACGGTGACCGATCTGGCGGGCGAAATCGAGGACCAGGACGGCATCAAGCAGAGCGATTTCGACGGCGAGGCGACGATCAGCGTGTTTGACAACCAGCGGACGCGGACATTTGTGATTCCGCCGTTTACGGTATCGTACGCGGAGTACGGCCCGGAGATCTATCGCGGGCGCGTGGCGGTGCGGGACGGCGACTTCAATCTCAAGTTTGTCGTGCCGAAGGATATCAGTTACGGCGGTCGGGAAGCGCGGATCAGCGGCTATGCGGCCTCGGCCACCAGCGGCGCCGCCGGGGTGATTTATCCGATTGCGATCGGCAGTATCAACAAGGAGACCGTCGACTCGACCGGTCCGACGGTGAGCGTGTATTTCGCCGGCAATCCGCAATTGTCGAACGGGGCGACCCTCAAGCAGAACTCGGAAGTGACCGTGGAGTTGTACGATTCGCTGGGGATCAATCTGACCGGCGAGATCGGGCATGGAATCGAACTGACGATCGACGAACGACCGGAATTCGCATTCGCTGTGACCGACAGCTTCACCTACGATCCCGACAGTCACCAGCGCGGCCGGGCGACGATGGTGCTGCCGGTTTTGGCGGACGGGCCGCACCAATTGCAGGTCAAGGCGTGGGACTCGGCGAATAACTCGAGCCTGGCGACGGTTGATTTTAACGTTAATGCCGCCGCCGGCATCGAGATAACCGATCTTTTGTGCTATCCGAATCCCGTGGCCGAGGCGTGCGAATTCAGCTACAGCTTGTCGGCGGA
Encoded proteins:
- the porU gene encoding type IX secretion system sortase PorU, which gives rise to MTFSCRFTALIFCALLSLYSSSEAKEAKVAVFRSSAQGLSLRLTADGQVDATATGVSQATAAERTWIEAADGSAQEAYVICFYSPNRNLASLVSAKLTVGDKALRSVGNSVVENVAEVSVVAPVLIRGRWVGKVVVPVEAQRGGTYYEVTAAEIELVFSGEPELREERSAGPLDRLLDELAVNAEQAAAWTQPLRKSVGAAVYNPFALSGSWVRIAVTESGLYKITRSDLTNAGVSMSGVDPRTLRLFHAGGKPLPVPNATPRDSLTEVAIVVAGEADGNFGNDDYVMFYGNGGDFWESQAGPAYVQHPYSDRNVYYLAIGGTFPEPARRMGTVSGDRNDVIDTVSRTIDYLHFEEEAQFSQSGDDVFDYYNWYWGLAGDLTLFVNLPQPAPQSVNRFRIKTTRQTFNLKLNNFDIPRDSSVGLVHFYTSNRLTNGLNQFSIDYAFNDGYTDYLEVELERDLNLPASGQLLFFGRRDGNAHAYRIAGSFQTPIVVDVADAQAPVVIVPVQVDGSHLFIDHGASMEVQPVLAVSNLAALKTPFAVVATQVDDLRAESNQADYIIITHDNFYANAVNYAAYRQLRDGLRTRVVRISDVYAQFAGGRVDPVAIRDFLRYTHEHWSGARPSYCLLAGDGVYDFRNNLGTGGVNYVPPYIVAGDETVSDENFVYLDSLYDLDADDSYPSDRGVDMVIARWAVKTAAEFETVAAKIKAYDEAADAGNWRNIITLIADDEKHPQSTLPEVFHTQDTEVLAGTIIPPGFVLDKIYGIAYPLGAASEKPEMREAIIRAINAGRLIVNYTGHGNPNLWADERIFRRVQDIPRLNNAARLPLIFNASCSIGFFDNPQSEGMAEDLLRYANGGAVGTISATRLVYSRPNFEFNKAGMTQLLSGKNYTIAEAVYVTKLLRQGVAGVGDNDRKYIYMGDPLSRLALAPNQIDFVTFAPDSLVALTVTDLAGEIEDQDGIKQSDFDGEATISVFDNQRTRTFVIPPFTVSYAEYGPEIYRGRVAVRDGDFNLKFVVPKDISYGGREARISGYAASATSGAAGVIYPIAIGSINKETVDSTGPTVSVYFAGNPQLSNGATLKQNSEVTVELYDSLGINLTGEIGHGIELTIDERPEFAFAVTDSFTYDPDSHQRGRATMVLPVLADGPHQLQVKAWDSANNSSLATVDFNVNAAAGIEITDLLCYPNPVAEACEFSYSLSADADHVILKLFTLSGLEIWSKTGLPASRGAHQGIAWDGRDADGDRPANGVYLFQLSARAASAGASGDDNSKAVATGKLVVLK